Part of the bacterium genome is shown below.
GACCCCATCGGATGGGCGCCGACCTACTAATGCCCGATCCGTTAGAGGCCCTTCGCCGAGCAGTCCGCCGCCGCGACTCCGCCGAGGAGCAGATAACGAGTCTTACCACCGAGGCGTTAGCCGCCGGGTACCGCCAGGTCGAAGTGGCGGATGCGCTCGGGATCACTAAGCAGGCGCTCCACAATCGCCTGCGGAGGAGGGCTGGGCACTCACGTATATAATTCCCCTTCGTTGCCTCGAGGCAATCCCGAACCGTACCTAGCTAGACACCCCCCGTCAGATCAACATATAATTCCCGATAGATGGAATCACGCAAAGACCTCGCTATGCAGGGTGGGATGCCAAGAAGTCTGCGACCTGTTCGGCTGCGTCAACACCACTGGCCATGGCGCCGTTGACGATAGGTGACCGCATATAATCGCCTGCGAGGAAGAGGTTCTCCACATCCTGGTTGAGTTGATTGCGCATGTCCCGTATGGCGCTGAACATTCCGGGCTGCGCCATGCAGACGGCCTCGCTCCATCGGTAAACGCGGGTAAAGAGCACTTCATCGTCGTCGGGGATCGCGGACCCCGGAGGGGGGTTGCGGCGAACGGCGCCAAGCATCGCCCGCTTGATTTCCTCATCGTCGAGAGGGAACAGTTCGTCGGCGCGGTCTCTCCCCACCCAAAGGTCCAGCGTGCTCTTGCCGGGCGGCGCGCACTCGGGTAGATTCACGGTGCGGTCCAAGAGTGCCGGAGTGTCGTCTTCGGGGTACAACGCGACGTGCCATCCGGGAGGAAGCGCCCGACGGTTCAGACCAACGACCACTCGAATACCCCGCGAGTAATTCACCGTGCTGAGTGCGTCGCGAACCCTGGGTGGCAGGTCGGGAATAATGTCGAGGGCCTTGGTGGCCGGCACGGCGCAGATGACTGCGTCCGCATCAATGCGGCCATCGTCAGTGATGACCCCGGTTGCCCTGCCGTCTTCGATGGTCACGCGCCTCACAGGCGTTGAGACACGGATGGCAGCTCCGCACTCCCTGGCAAGGGCGTCCGACAGGGCGCTGCACCCACCCTCCGGTACGTAGAGCCGCTCGGGCTTGAGGAGGACTTCACCCAGAAATGTCCGGATCCAGGTTGCGCCGAACTGTTCGACGCGGCCCATCGTCAGTTCGAGGAATCCCTCCAACGTCACTCTGAGATGTGAAGGCACGCCAAGCCTATCGAGATAGTCGCCGTAGGTCTCTTCAGTATCGAGTTCGGCTATTCTGTGGTCGCTGGCGTAGTTCAGATACTGTGCATCGTTCCTGATGCTCCTGACCAGCTTGAGGGTCGGCCAGATTCCCCCCGTCGACAGAAACCCCAGGGTCCAGAACGGAGCCACGTTCTTGAGCAACGTGCGTAAGGACTCGATGGGGGTGGTGACGACCCAGCGTCCCTTCCGATACCAGCCGATGTTCATCTTGGTGCGGACTAGCGGTAGACCCAAAGCCTCACATATCCGGAAGGTGACATCGTAGGAGGTCGGAAAGAAGTCAGCGCCCTTGTCCGTTGAGAAGCCATCTATCTTCTCACCGCCCATACGGCCGC
Proteins encoded:
- a CDS encoding NAD(P)/FAD-dependent oxidoreductase — its product is MVGGGAAGLSAAYTLKKHGGGVDPLLLEASDQIGGRMGGEKIDGFSTDKGADFFPTSYDVTFRICEALGLPLVRTKMNIGWYRKGRWVVTTPIESLRTLLKNVAPFWTLGFLSTGGIWPTLKLVRSIRNDAQYLNYASDHRIAELDTEETYGDYLDRLGVPSHLRVTLEGFLELTMGRVEQFGATWIRTFLGEVLLKPERLYVPEGGCSALSDALARECGAAIRVSTPVRRVTIEDGRATGVITDDGRIDADAVICAVPATKALDIIPDLPPRVRDALSTVNYSRGIRVVVGLNRRALPPGWHVALYPEDDTPALLDRTVNLPECAPPGKSTLDLWVGRDRADELFPLDDEEIKRAMLGAVRRNPPPGSAIPDDDEVLFTRVYRWSEAVCMAQPGMFSAIRDMRNQLNQDVENLFLAGDYMRSPIVNGAMASGVDAAEQVADFLASHPA